A window of the Vigna angularis cultivar LongXiaoDou No.4 chromosome 3, ASM1680809v1, whole genome shotgun sequence genome harbors these coding sequences:
- the LOC108320217 gene encoding DNA topoisomerase 6 subunit A: MADNKKRRRKDSIDDEQPFKNKLKPDASILETLKDFSTASSSSSVPHALTLQDLTLPFRCREVADLSLSSVQSNIESLILKIAHSIISGQGFSFDVPSRSAANQLYVAELDRIVLKDKSSQRPFANISTVRKSAITARILQLIHQLCLKGIHVTKRDLFYTDVKLFQDQIQSDAVLDDVSCMLGCTRSSLNVVAAEKGVVVGRLIFSDNGDMIDCTKMGMGGKAIPPNIDRVGDMQSDALFILLVEKDAAYMRLAEDRFYNRFPCIIVTAKGQPDVSTRLFLRKMKTELKLPVLALVDSDPYGLKILSVYGCGSKNMSYDSANLTTPDIKWLGVRPSDLDKYKIPEQCRLPMTEQDIKTGKDMLEEDFVKKNPGWVEELTLMVKTKQKAEIQALSTFGFQYLSEVYLPLKLQQKDWL, from the exons ATGGCAGACAACAAAAAACGCCGGCGAAAGGATTCAATCGATGACGAACAACCCTTCAAGAACAAGCTGAAACCCGACGCATCGATCCTCGAAACCCTAAAAGACTTCTCTACCGCATCCTCTTCCTCCTCGGTTCCCCATGCCCTAACGCTCCAGGACCTGACCCTCCCGTTCCGGTGCCGCGAGGTGGCCGACCTGTCCCTCTCCTCGGTGCAGTCCAATATCGAGTCCCTCATCCTGAAGATCGCGCACTCCATCATCTCCGGCCAGGGCTTCTCCTTCGACGTGCCGTCGCGCTCCGCCGCCAACCAGCTCTACGTGGCGGAACTGGACCGCATCGTGCTGAAGGACAAGTCCTCCCAACGCCCCTTCGCCAACATCTCCACCGTGCGCAAGTCCGCCATTACCGCCCGCATCCTCCAACTCATCCACCAGCTCTGCCTCAAAGGCATCCATGTCACCAAGCGTGACCTCTTCTACACCGACGTCAAACTCTTCCAAGACCAG ATCCAATCCGATGCTGTTCTGGATGATGTTTCATGCATGCTGGGATGCACTCGGTCCAGCCTCAATGTTGTTGCTGCAGAGAAAGGGGTGGTGGTTGGGAGGTTAATTTTCAGTGACAATGGGGATATGATTGATTGCACTAAAATGGGGATGGGAGGGAAGGCCATTCCACCGAATATTGACCGAGTTGGGGATATGCAGAGCGATGCTTTGTTCATTCTGTTGGTGGAGAAGGATGCTGCTTATATGAGGTTGGCTGAGGATAGATTCTACAACCGCTTTCCATGTATAATTGTAACTGCAAAGGGCCAGCCAGATGTTTCCACTAGGCTGTTCTTGAGGAAGATGAAGACGGAGTTGAAGCTGCCAGTGCTGGCTCTTGTTGACAGTGATCCTTATGGGCTGAAGATTCTGTCGGTTTATGGGTGTGGGTCAAAGAACATGTCCTATGACAGTGCCAACTTGACTACCCCTGATATAAAGTGGCTTGGGGTTAGGCCTAGTGATTTGGACAAGTACAAGATACCTGAGCAGTGTAGGTTGCCAATGACGGAGCAGGATATTAAGACTGGGAAGGACAtgttggaggaggattttgtgAAGAAAAATCCAGGTTGGGTTGAGGAATTGACTTTGATGGTCAAAACTAAGCAGAAGGCTGAAATACAGGCTTTGAGTACCTTTGGTTTTCAATATCTTTCAGAAGTCTATTTGCCCTTGAAGTTGCAGCAGAAGGACTGGCTGTGA